The Salvelinus namaycush isolate Seneca chromosome 1, SaNama_1.0, whole genome shotgun sequence genome has a window encoding:
- the vps33b gene encoding vacuolar protein sorting-associated protein 33B isoform X1, producing the protein MAHSVRRDAPELPDFSLLKRLARDQLIYLLEQLPGRKDLFIEADLMSPLDRIANVITLKQHDVDKLYKVEYKPIVSTSDQLCFLIRPRIKTVKWICDVVNTDKAFGRFRRYKIIFSPQKFYACENLLEEQGIFGDVTTDEWSFYLLPLDDDIISLELPEFFRDNFLEGDQRWVRTAGSALHLLHSVYGPFSKVYGIGRCSKMAYESWREQVEEGEQRARQAEIGNVFLIDRDVDLVTPLCSQVVYEGLVDDIFRIKCGCVEFGPDVTSSDKSIKVMLNSQDKVFNEIRNEHFSQVFGFLSQKARNLQTAYDKRSGMDIKQMKTFVSEELKGLKQEHRLLSLHIGASESMMKKKTKQDFQELLKTEHSLLEGFEIRECISYIEEHINRQVSMVESMRLLCLLSLTENGLLPKDYRSLKAQFLQSYGIDHLLTFSNLKQLGLLVEQQPGETLTVMESRVGKLVNDKTAGKLTDAFSSLSKKSNFRALGRRLNLVPKSDEEYDLRVPRDMAYIFSGAYIPLSCKLIEQVLERDGWTGLEEVTRMLNGHEFAVTAGSNGSDARVKTDSQRIILVMFLGGCTFSEISALRFLGREKGLKFIVVTTAITNSARLLESMLDNHA; encoded by the exons ATGGCTCACAGTGTCAGGAGAGATGCCCCTGAGCTCCCCGACTTCTCTCTGCTCAAGAGGCTGGCCAGGGACCAGCTCATTTACCTACTGGAACAG CTACCTGGGAGGAAGGACCTGTTCATTGAGGCAGATTTGATGAGCCCCCTGGACCGCATTGCTAATGTCATAACATTAAAG CAACATGATGTGGACAAGCTTTACAAAGTGGAATACAAACCCATTGTCAGCACCTCAGATCA ACTGTGCTTCCTGATCCGCCCAAGAATAAAAACTGTCAAGTGGATATGTG ATGTGGTCAATACAGACAAAGCATTTGGGAGATTCAGAAGATACAAGATTATATTTAGCCCTCAGAAG TTTTATGCATGCGAGAACCTTTTGGAGGAGCAGGGAATCTTTGGTG ATGTTACTACTGACGAGTGGTCATTCTACCTCCTGCCCCTGGACGATGACATCATTAGCTTGGAGCTTCCGGAATTCTTCAGAGACAACTTCCTG GAGGGAGACCAGCGCTGGGTGAGAACAGCGGGTAGTGCCCTGCATCTCCTACACTCTGTCTACGGCCCCTTCTCTAAGGTGTATGGGATCGGACGATGCTCCAAG ATGGCGTATGAATCGTGGAGGGagcaggtggaggagggggaacaGAGAGCGCGTCAAGCAGAGATCGGAAATGTGTTTCTCATTGACAGAG ATGTGGACCTTGTGACTCCTCTGTGTTCCCAGGTTGTCTATGAAGGACTTGTGGATGATATTTTCAGAATTAAATGTG GATGTGTGGAGTTTGGTCCAGATGTCACCTCCTCTGACAAGAGTATAAAAGTGATGCTAAACTCTCAAGATAAG gTTTTTAATGAGATCAGGAACGAGCATTTCTCCCAGGTGTTTGGCTTCCTAAGTCAAAAGGCCCGAAACCTCCAGACTGCATATGAT AAGCGTAGTGGAATGGACATTAAACAGATGAAGACGTTTGTGTCGGAGGAGCTGAAAGGGTTAAAACAGGAGCATCGGCTCCTCAGTCTGC ATATTGGTGCCAGTGAGTCGATGATGAAGAAGAAAACGAAGCAGGACTTCCAAGAGCTGTTGAAGACAGAGCACT CCTTACTTGAGGGGTTTGAAATACGTGAATGTATTTCCTACATAGAGGAGCATATCAATAGACAG GTCTCTATGGTGGAAAGTATGAGACTCCTTTGTCTGCTGTCTCTCACAGAAAACG GCCTCCTTCCCAAAGATTATCGGTCATTAAAAGCCCAGTTTCTACAG AGTTATGGCATTGACCACCTACTGACATTTTCCAACCTGAAGCAGCTAGGCCTGCTGGTGGAGCAGCAGCCTGGAGAGACCCTCACTGTCATGGAGAGCAGAGTGGGCAAACTGGTCAATGACAAAACCGCAG GAAAGCTGACTGATGCCTTCTCCTCCCTGTCCAAGAAGAGCAATTTCCGTGCCTTGGGCAGGAGGCTCAATCTG GTGCCCAAGTCAGATGAAGAGTATGACCTCCGTGTCCCTCGAGACATGGCCTATATCTTCAGTGGAGCCTACATTCCTTTGAGCTGCAAACTCATCGAACAG GTATTGGAGCGTGATGGCTGGACAGGGCTCGAGGAAGTCACCCGCATGCTCAACGGACATGAATTTGCAGTCACAG cagGTAGCAACGGATCAGACGCAAGGGTGAAAACCGATTCCCAGCGTATCATCCTAGTCATGTTCCTGGGTGGGTGCACCTTCTCAGAGATCTCAGCACTACGCTTCCTGGGCAGAGAGAAAG GTCTTAAATTCATTGTGGTGACCACAGCTATCACAAACAGTGCCAGACTTCTGGAGTCTATGTTGGACAACCATGCATGA
- the vps33b gene encoding vacuolar protein sorting-associated protein 33B isoform X2: MAHSVRRDAPELPDFSLLKRLARDQLIYLLEQLPGRKDLFIEADLMSPLDRIANVITLKQHDVDKLYKVEYKPIVSTSDQLCFLIRPRIKTVKWICDVVNTDKAFGRFRRYKIIFSPQKFYACENLLEEQGIFGDVTTDEWSFYLLPLDDDIISLELPEFFRDNFLEGDQRWVRTAGSALHLLHSVYGPFSKVYGIGRCSKMAYESWREQVEEGEQRARQAEIGNVFLIDRDVDLVTPLCSQVVYEGLVDDIFRIKCGCVEFGPDVTSSDKSIKVMLNSQDKVFNEIRNEHFSQVFGFLSQKARNLQTAYDKRSGMDIKQMKTFVSEELKGLKQEHRLLSLHIGASESMMKKKTKQDFQELLKTEHSLLEGFEIRECISYIEEHINRQVSMVESMRLLCLLSLTENGLLPKDYRSLKAQFLQSYGIDHLLTFSNLKQLGLLVEQQPGETLTVMESRVGKLVNDKTAGKLTDAFSSLSKKSNFRALGRRLNLVPKSDEEYDLRVPRDMAYIFSGAYIPLSCKLIEQVLERDGWTGLEEVTRMLNGHEFAVTGSNGSDARVKTDSQRIILVMFLGGCTFSEISALRFLGREKGLKFIVVTTAITNSARLLESMLDNHA, encoded by the exons ATGGCTCACAGTGTCAGGAGAGATGCCCCTGAGCTCCCCGACTTCTCTCTGCTCAAGAGGCTGGCCAGGGACCAGCTCATTTACCTACTGGAACAG CTACCTGGGAGGAAGGACCTGTTCATTGAGGCAGATTTGATGAGCCCCCTGGACCGCATTGCTAATGTCATAACATTAAAG CAACATGATGTGGACAAGCTTTACAAAGTGGAATACAAACCCATTGTCAGCACCTCAGATCA ACTGTGCTTCCTGATCCGCCCAAGAATAAAAACTGTCAAGTGGATATGTG ATGTGGTCAATACAGACAAAGCATTTGGGAGATTCAGAAGATACAAGATTATATTTAGCCCTCAGAAG TTTTATGCATGCGAGAACCTTTTGGAGGAGCAGGGAATCTTTGGTG ATGTTACTACTGACGAGTGGTCATTCTACCTCCTGCCCCTGGACGATGACATCATTAGCTTGGAGCTTCCGGAATTCTTCAGAGACAACTTCCTG GAGGGAGACCAGCGCTGGGTGAGAACAGCGGGTAGTGCCCTGCATCTCCTACACTCTGTCTACGGCCCCTTCTCTAAGGTGTATGGGATCGGACGATGCTCCAAG ATGGCGTATGAATCGTGGAGGGagcaggtggaggagggggaacaGAGAGCGCGTCAAGCAGAGATCGGAAATGTGTTTCTCATTGACAGAG ATGTGGACCTTGTGACTCCTCTGTGTTCCCAGGTTGTCTATGAAGGACTTGTGGATGATATTTTCAGAATTAAATGTG GATGTGTGGAGTTTGGTCCAGATGTCACCTCCTCTGACAAGAGTATAAAAGTGATGCTAAACTCTCAAGATAAG gTTTTTAATGAGATCAGGAACGAGCATTTCTCCCAGGTGTTTGGCTTCCTAAGTCAAAAGGCCCGAAACCTCCAGACTGCATATGAT AAGCGTAGTGGAATGGACATTAAACAGATGAAGACGTTTGTGTCGGAGGAGCTGAAAGGGTTAAAACAGGAGCATCGGCTCCTCAGTCTGC ATATTGGTGCCAGTGAGTCGATGATGAAGAAGAAAACGAAGCAGGACTTCCAAGAGCTGTTGAAGACAGAGCACT CCTTACTTGAGGGGTTTGAAATACGTGAATGTATTTCCTACATAGAGGAGCATATCAATAGACAG GTCTCTATGGTGGAAAGTATGAGACTCCTTTGTCTGCTGTCTCTCACAGAAAACG GCCTCCTTCCCAAAGATTATCGGTCATTAAAAGCCCAGTTTCTACAG AGTTATGGCATTGACCACCTACTGACATTTTCCAACCTGAAGCAGCTAGGCCTGCTGGTGGAGCAGCAGCCTGGAGAGACCCTCACTGTCATGGAGAGCAGAGTGGGCAAACTGGTCAATGACAAAACCGCAG GAAAGCTGACTGATGCCTTCTCCTCCCTGTCCAAGAAGAGCAATTTCCGTGCCTTGGGCAGGAGGCTCAATCTG GTGCCCAAGTCAGATGAAGAGTATGACCTCCGTGTCCCTCGAGACATGGCCTATATCTTCAGTGGAGCCTACATTCCTTTGAGCTGCAAACTCATCGAACAG GTATTGGAGCGTGATGGCTGGACAGGGCTCGAGGAAGTCACCCGCATGCTCAACGGACATGAATTTGCAGTCACAG GTAGCAACGGATCAGACGCAAGGGTGAAAACCGATTCCCAGCGTATCATCCTAGTCATGTTCCTGGGTGGGTGCACCTTCTCAGAGATCTCAGCACTACGCTTCCTGGGCAGAGAGAAAG GTCTTAAATTCATTGTGGTGACCACAGCTATCACAAACAGTGCCAGACTTCTGGAGTCTATGTTGGACAACCATGCATGA
- the LOC120048686 gene encoding guanosine-3',5'-bis(diphosphate) 3'-pyrophosphohydrolase MESH1-like yields the protein MSSESVILLETVNFAAEKHRNQRRKDAEQTPYINHPIGVARILSHEGGITDIEVLQAALLHDTVEDTDTSIGELQAIFGQTVARIVQEVTDNKALPKQERKRQQVAHAPHSSHQAKLVKLADKLYNLRDLNRCTPTGWSAERVQEYFVWSAQVVRGLRGTNPALERHLEELFKQRGVEL from the exons ATGAGTTCAGAATCGGTTATTCTGTTGGAGACTGTCAACTTCGCTGCTGAAAAGCACCGCAATCAACGACGTAAAGACGCGGAACAAACACCATATATCAACCACCCAATAG GAGTGGCAAGGATCCTGAGCCATGAAGGTGGGATCACAGACATTGAAGTTTTGCAA GCAGCTTTGCTCCATGACACAGTGGAGGACACTGACACCAGCATAGGAGAGCTACAGGCCATCTTTGGGCAAACGGTGGCTCGAATCGTTCAGGAAGTGACAGACAACAAGGCGCTACCCAAGCAGGAGAGGAAGCGTCAGCAGGTGGCGCATGCGCCTCACTCCAGCCACCAGGCCAAACTGGTCAAACTGGCTGACAAACTGTACAACCTGAGGGACCTGAACCGCTGCACACCCACAG GTTGGTCGGCAGAGCGTGTTCAGGAGTACTTTGTGTGGTCAGCCCAGGTAGTGAGAGGACTGAGGGGGACCAACCCAGCACTGGAGAGACACCTAGAGGAGCTCTTCAAGCAGAGGGGGGTTGAGCTTTGA